In the Kribbella sp. NBC_00482 genome, one interval contains:
- a CDS encoding glycoside hydrolase family 3 N-terminal domain-containing protein: MRRPVTLIALTALAVTGCGDSGSPTAGPSTVPSSSIPVTDDPSAAATTPTDTPTDTPSATPSGPPASKPPASTAGCVDQKLQALTLREKAAQLIMTGIGSTGMTSAQRAVVQQQKSGSVFLIGNSGSLAHTRTAMAAVNTAATLKGIRPLIAADQEGGQIQRLKGSGFDRIPAATVQGTWSSSKLTAQAQQWGSQLKEAGVNVDLAPVADVVPSSLKSQNAPIGQLDREYGDTPEEAGQGVRAFVQGMRNAGIATSVKHFPGLGRVRGNTDFSSGVVDNVTVRGDADLQSFADGIKAGTSMVMISTVTYTRIDPKNRAVFSPTVIQGMVRDDLGWRGVVITDDVGAAAEVAAVPAGDRATRFVAAGGDIVINAKAGLTAEMVAALVAKAQQDKSFAAQLTSSVRRVLTLKQDHGLVSCG; this comes from the coding sequence ATGAGGCGCCCGGTCACGCTGATCGCGCTGACTGCCCTCGCCGTGACCGGCTGTGGTGACAGTGGCTCCCCGACCGCAGGACCGAGCACCGTGCCGTCGTCCTCGATCCCGGTGACCGACGACCCGAGTGCCGCAGCGACCACACCAACCGATACGCCGACCGATACGCCCAGCGCGACCCCGTCCGGGCCGCCGGCCTCGAAACCGCCGGCCAGTACGGCGGGCTGCGTCGACCAGAAGCTGCAGGCGCTGACCCTGCGGGAGAAGGCCGCGCAGCTGATCATGACCGGGATCGGCTCCACCGGTATGACGTCCGCCCAGCGTGCCGTCGTACAGCAGCAGAAGTCCGGCAGCGTGTTCCTGATCGGCAACAGCGGCAGCCTCGCGCACACCCGTACGGCGATGGCCGCGGTGAACACGGCCGCGACGCTGAAGGGCATCCGCCCGTTGATCGCGGCGGACCAGGAGGGCGGCCAGATCCAGCGCCTCAAGGGCTCCGGGTTCGACCGCATCCCGGCGGCCACGGTGCAGGGCACCTGGTCGAGTTCAAAGCTCACCGCACAGGCCCAGCAGTGGGGCAGCCAGCTCAAGGAGGCCGGCGTCAACGTCGACCTCGCACCGGTCGCCGACGTCGTACCCAGCTCGCTCAAGTCGCAGAACGCGCCGATCGGTCAGCTGGATCGTGAGTACGGCGACACGCCCGAGGAGGCCGGTCAGGGGGTACGGGCGTTCGTCCAGGGCATGCGCAACGCGGGGATCGCGACGTCGGTCAAGCACTTCCCGGGACTCGGGCGCGTCCGCGGCAACACCGACTTCTCTTCCGGTGTCGTCGACAACGTCACCGTCCGCGGCGACGCCGACCTGCAGTCGTTCGCGGACGGGATCAAGGCCGGTACGTCGATGGTGATGATCTCGACCGTGACGTACACGAGGATCGATCCGAAGAACCGTGCGGTGTTCTCGCCGACCGTCATCCAGGGCATGGTGCGGGACGATCTCGGCTGGCGCGGGGTGGTGATCACCGACGACGTCGGCGCCGCGGCGGAGGTCGCTGCGGTCCCGGCCGGTGACCGCGCGACCCGATTCGTCGCCGCCGGCGGCGATATCGTCATCAACGCCAAGGCCGGGCTGACCGCGGAGATGGTGGCGGCGCTGGTCGCCAAGGCCCAGCAGGACAAGTCCTTCGCCGCGCAGCTGACGAGTAGCGTGCGCCGTGTGCTGACACTGAAACAGGACCACGGCCTGGTGAGCTGCGGATGA
- a CDS encoding DMT family transporter: MITHRALTLAAGTGFVVFWSCGFIGARWGTQYTNAFDLLAWRFLVAGAIAAAVLAIRRPRISRRDLVSQVWMAVLTQFVYLGLIFTGIDHGITAGVTALIGSLQPILIATVAGPLLGERVSGRQWLGLLLGLVGVGLVVADDLGAGHASPLLFLIPIGGLLGLVAGTCLDRHRKPATNSLDALAIQSLVSAVLFTALAASTHRLTVPENPGFYGAVLWLVLLATGGGWGLYLVNLKLSGATRISSLLYLVPPTTMVFAFLLFHETIGALAVVGMLVCAAAVLLIRVGEQVGCRDGGTPVAGPDRGAGLARVHRGTARSEQPDRAAVAARRRNSAHVLRDSRPAVRGACQPAADE, translated from the coding sequence ATGATCACGCACAGGGCGCTCACGCTGGCTGCCGGGACCGGGTTCGTCGTGTTCTGGAGCTGCGGCTTCATCGGTGCGCGCTGGGGGACGCAGTACACGAACGCGTTCGACCTGCTCGCCTGGCGGTTCCTGGTCGCGGGCGCGATCGCCGCCGCGGTGCTGGCGATCCGCCGGCCGCGGATCTCCCGCCGGGACCTCGTGAGTCAGGTGTGGATGGCGGTCCTCACCCAGTTCGTCTACCTGGGCCTGATCTTCACCGGTATCGACCACGGCATCACGGCCGGCGTCACCGCGCTGATCGGATCGCTCCAGCCGATCCTGATCGCGACCGTCGCCGGACCGCTGCTCGGTGAACGTGTCAGCGGACGTCAATGGCTAGGACTGCTCCTCGGCCTGGTCGGCGTCGGTCTGGTCGTGGCCGACGATCTCGGGGCCGGCCACGCTTCACCGCTTCTCTTCCTGATCCCGATCGGCGGTCTCCTCGGCCTGGTGGCGGGGACGTGCCTTGACCGCCACCGAAAGCCGGCGACGAACTCGCTGGACGCGCTGGCAATCCAGAGCCTCGTGTCGGCAGTCCTCTTCACCGCGTTGGCCGCGTCGACCCATCGACTGACCGTGCCCGAGAACCCGGGTTTCTACGGTGCCGTGCTCTGGCTGGTGCTGCTGGCGACCGGCGGCGGCTGGGGGCTGTACCTGGTCAACCTCAAGCTCTCCGGCGCAACGCGCATCAGTTCGTTGCTCTACCTGGTGCCGCCGACCACGATGGTGTTCGCGTTCCTGCTATTCCACGAGACGATCGGCGCACTCGCCGTCGTCGGCATGCTGGTGTGTGCTGCCGCCGTACTGCTGATCCGAGTCGGTGAACAAGTAGGCTGCCGGGATGGCGGAACCCCGGTGGCTGGACCAGACAGAGGCGCAGGCCTGGCGCGCGTACATCGCGGCACAGCGCGTAGTGAGCAGCCGGATCGAGCAGCAGTTGCAGCGCGACGCCGGAATTCCGCACACGTACTACGAGATTCTCGTCCGGCTGTCCGAGGCGCCTGCCAACCGGCTGCGGATGAGTGA
- a CDS encoding YidH family protein — MTEEEPDYRFTLANERTYLAYLRTSLACYAGGLSAVQFLDLGPDRWPARIIGIILVTAGIVTTAGAFRRWQLNQTAIRRGGALPVTRLPLMLGATIAVVGLIGLLFSLWR, encoded by the coding sequence ATGACGGAGGAGGAACCCGACTACCGCTTCACCTTGGCGAACGAACGCACCTACCTGGCCTACCTGCGGACCTCCCTCGCCTGTTACGCGGGTGGGCTGTCCGCGGTCCAGTTCCTCGACCTCGGACCGGACCGCTGGCCGGCCCGGATCATCGGCATCATCCTGGTCACCGCCGGGATCGTCACGACCGCAGGAGCGTTCCGGCGCTGGCAGCTCAACCAGACCGCGATCCGCCGTGGCGGTGCACTCCCAGTGACCAGGCTCCCGCTGATGCTCGGAGCAACGATCGCCGTGGTCGGCCTGATCGGCCTGCTGTTCTCGCTCTGGCGGTGA
- a CDS encoding inorganic phosphate transporter, whose amino-acid sequence MDLSFLVVVVIVTALVFDFTNGFHDTANAMATSIATGALKPKVAVALSAVLNLVGAFISTEVAKTISSGIVDDARVTVPVIFGGLVGAILWNLLTWYLGLPSSSSHALFGGLIGATWIASGSSAVHFGTVVQKIIVPAIAAPVVAGVVALLGTYLAYKITARARKKSVNDGFRVGQIASASLVSLAHGTGDAQKTMGVITLVLITSGSLASGSRPPLWVILAAGLAIAAGTYLGGWRIIRTMGKGLAEIESPQGFSAETSSTAVLLASSHLGFPLSTTQVCSGSILGAGLGKRLAEVRWTVAGRMAVAWLLTLPAAAIVGALSGRVADSGNLGVVIIAVLAVAAGSGIYAASRRRPVTSENVNEYPSSTAPSTTAAAA is encoded by the coding sequence ATGGACCTTTCGTTCCTCGTCGTCGTGGTGATCGTCACCGCGCTGGTGTTCGACTTCACCAACGGGTTCCACGACACCGCCAACGCGATGGCGACCTCGATCGCCACCGGCGCACTGAAACCGAAGGTCGCGGTCGCGCTGTCCGCCGTCCTGAACCTGGTCGGCGCGTTCATCTCGACCGAGGTGGCCAAGACGATCTCCAGCGGCATCGTCGACGATGCCAGGGTGACCGTGCCGGTGATCTTCGGCGGGCTCGTCGGAGCGATCCTCTGGAACCTGCTGACCTGGTACCTCGGTCTGCCCAGCTCCTCGTCGCACGCGCTGTTCGGCGGCCTGATCGGCGCCACCTGGATCGCGTCCGGGAGCAGCGCCGTACATTTCGGCACCGTCGTCCAGAAGATCATCGTCCCGGCGATCGCGGCCCCGGTCGTGGCCGGCGTGGTCGCGCTGCTCGGAACCTACCTGGCGTACAAGATCACTGCGCGAGCGCGGAAGAAGTCGGTGAACGACGGGTTCCGGGTCGGGCAGATCGCGTCCGCGTCGCTGGTCTCGCTCGCGCACGGCACCGGTGACGCGCAGAAGACGATGGGCGTCATCACGCTGGTGCTGATCACCTCCGGCAGCCTCGCCTCCGGGTCCCGGCCGCCGCTGTGGGTGATCCTCGCGGCAGGCCTGGCGATCGCGGCCGGCACCTACCTGGGCGGCTGGCGGATCATCCGGACGATGGGCAAGGGCCTCGCCGAGATCGAGTCGCCGCAGGGCTTCTCCGCGGAGACGAGCTCGACCGCCGTGCTGCTGGCCTCCTCGCACCTGGGCTTCCCGCTGTCCACCACCCAGGTCTGCTCCGGCAGCATCCTCGGCGCCGGCCTCGGCAAGCGGCTGGCCGAGGTGCGCTGGACCGTCGCCGGCCGGATGGCCGTGGCCTGGCTGCTCACGCTGCCGGCCGCTGCGATCGTCGGGGCCCTGTCCGGCCGGGTCGCCGACTCCGGCAACCTCGGTGTGGTCATCATCGCGGTCCTCGCGGTCGCGGCCGGTAGCGGAATCTACGCCGCGTCCCGGCGCCGCCCGGTGACGTCCGAGAACGTCAACGAGTACCCGAGCTCCACTGCCCCGTCCACCACCGCTGCTGCGGCCTGA
- a CDS encoding lysophospholipid acyltransferase family protein — MRDLVYPPVVAFAKTAFRVLDLKIRRTGTEHVPRTGGALIAINHVSYVDFILGGYGALPARRLVRFMAKEVLFRNRYSGPLMRGMHHIPVDREAGAASYQQALEHLAAGELVGVFPEATISRSFELKEFKSGTVRMAAEAGVPVLPMILWGTQRMFTKDHPRDFTRHRPISISIGAPITVTRDDDPVEATAHLRSTMSGMLDETIRAYPEQPAGAWWLPAAYGGSAPTPEEAQRLDLEELARRAAKRQ, encoded by the coding sequence ATGCGAGACCTCGTCTATCCGCCTGTCGTTGCCTTCGCGAAGACCGCGTTCAGAGTGCTGGACCTGAAGATCCGGCGTACCGGGACCGAGCACGTGCCGCGCACCGGCGGGGCCCTGATCGCGATCAACCACGTCAGCTACGTCGACTTCATCCTGGGCGGGTACGGCGCGCTGCCGGCCAGGCGGCTCGTCCGGTTCATGGCGAAAGAGGTGCTGTTCCGCAACCGGTACTCCGGTCCGTTGATGCGCGGCATGCACCACATCCCGGTGGACAGGGAGGCGGGCGCCGCGTCGTACCAGCAGGCCCTGGAGCACCTGGCGGCCGGCGAACTGGTCGGCGTGTTCCCGGAGGCGACGATCAGCCGGTCGTTCGAGCTCAAGGAGTTCAAGTCCGGCACGGTGCGGATGGCGGCGGAGGCCGGCGTGCCGGTGTTGCCGATGATCCTGTGGGGCACGCAGCGGATGTTCACCAAGGATCACCCGCGGGACTTCACCCGGCACCGGCCGATCTCGATCAGCATCGGCGCGCCGATCACGGTGACGCGTGACGACGACCCTGTCGAGGCGACCGCGCACCTGCGCTCCACGATGTCGGGGATGCTGGACGAGACGATCCGCGCCTACCCCGAGCAGCCGGCGGGCGCCTGGTGGCTGCCGGCCGCGTACGGCGGCAGCGCGCCGACTCCCGAAGAGGCCCAACGGCTGGACCTGGAGGAGCTCGCCCGGCGGGCAGCCAAACGTCAGTAA
- a CDS encoding DUF47 domain-containing protein, translated as MPLRLRPNDPTFYDLFTESANHLVDGARILAELLGSTAGTGLSASHSIAAQMKDAEHAADETTHSIIRRVNSTFVTPFDREDIYRLASDLDDVMDFMEEAVDTIHLFNLEKLPEEIAEQIEVLQRAAQLTAETMPRLRTMKDLAEYWIEINRLENTGDAVHRRLIAKLFSGEYEALTVMKLKTVVDLLEAAIDAFEHVANTVEQIAVKEG; from the coding sequence GTGCCGTTACGTCTGCGTCCGAACGACCCGACGTTCTACGACCTTTTCACCGAGTCCGCCAACCACCTCGTCGACGGAGCGCGGATCCTGGCCGAGTTGCTCGGCAGTACGGCGGGAACCGGGCTGTCCGCGAGCCATTCGATCGCCGCCCAGATGAAGGACGCGGAACACGCGGCCGACGAGACCACCCACTCGATCATTCGCCGGGTGAACTCGACCTTCGTCACCCCGTTCGACCGCGAGGACATCTACCGGCTGGCCTCCGATCTGGACGACGTCATGGACTTCATGGAGGAGGCGGTGGACACCATCCACCTCTTCAACCTGGAGAAGCTGCCGGAGGAGATCGCCGAGCAGATCGAGGTCCTCCAGCGGGCCGCGCAGCTGACCGCCGAGACGATGCCCCGGCTGCGGACCATGAAGGACCTGGCCGAGTACTGGATCGAGATCAACCGCCTGGAGAACACCGGTGACGCTGTGCACCGGCGGCTGATCGCGAAGCTGTTCAGCGGTGAGTACGAGGCGCTGACGGTGATGAAGCTCAAGACCGTGGTCGACCTGCTGGAGGCCGCGATCGACGCGTTCGAGCACGTCGCCAACACGGTCGAACAGATCGCCGTCAAGGAGGGCTGA
- a CDS encoding MarR family winged helix-turn-helix transcriptional regulator: MSSRIEQQLQRDAGIPHTYYEILVRLSEAPANRLRMSELAVATQGSRSRLSHAVNRLEQNGWVRREGIESDRRGQVAILTELGRQKLVDTAPGHVEEVRKSIFDALTPEQVENLYDVCATLARHSGDTIDRAAWERN; this comes from the coding sequence GTGAGCAGCCGGATCGAGCAGCAGTTGCAGCGCGACGCCGGAATTCCGCACACGTACTACGAGATTCTCGTCCGGCTGTCCGAGGCGCCTGCCAACCGGCTGCGGATGAGTGAACTCGCGGTCGCCACGCAGGGCTCCCGCAGCCGGCTGTCGCACGCGGTCAACCGCCTCGAGCAGAACGGCTGGGTCAGGCGCGAGGGCATCGAGTCCGATCGCCGCGGCCAGGTCGCGATCCTCACCGAACTCGGCCGGCAGAAACTGGTCGACACGGCACCCGGTCATGTCGAGGAGGTCCGTAAGTCGATCTTCGACGCACTCACCCCCGAGCAGGTCGAGAACCTGTACGACGTCTGCGCGACGCTGGCCCGGCATTCCGGTGACACCATCGACCGCGCGGCGTGGGAGCGAAACTGA
- a CDS encoding inorganic phosphate transporter has protein sequence MELTLVIAVVVIALAFDYTNGFHDAANAIATSVSTRALTPRVALVMAAVMNFLGAFLGTEVADTVGKGIISAPSGQHGLVIVIAALVGAITWNLITWYFGLPSSSSHALIGGLVGAGLASSSVVLWSGIVDKVVIPMVLSPAIGFVGAFLLMTAILWIFRNRNPGKTTRGFRLAQSLSAAAMALGHGLQDAQKTMGVIFLALLTTGHAKAGDGIPTWVKLAAATAISLGTYSGGWRIMRTLGRRIIHLDPARGFASEAVAATVLYVMAIGLHAPVSTTHTITSAVMGAGATKRLSAVRWGVAKGIITAWILTIPAAGIVAAGVYGIAHLILE, from the coding sequence GTGGAGCTCACGCTCGTCATCGCCGTCGTCGTCATCGCGCTGGCCTTCGACTACACCAACGGCTTCCACGACGCCGCCAACGCGATCGCGACCTCGGTCTCGACCCGCGCGCTGACCCCGCGGGTGGCGCTGGTGATGGCCGCGGTGATGAACTTCCTCGGCGCGTTCCTCGGCACCGAGGTGGCCGACACCGTCGGCAAGGGCATCATCAGCGCGCCGAGCGGCCAGCACGGCCTGGTGATCGTGATCGCCGCGCTGGTCGGCGCCATCACGTGGAACCTGATCACCTGGTACTTCGGTCTGCCCAGCTCCTCGTCGCACGCGCTGATCGGCGGCCTGGTCGGCGCCGGGCTGGCCTCGAGCAGCGTGGTGCTGTGGTCGGGCATCGTCGACAAGGTCGTCATCCCGATGGTGCTGTCGCCCGCGATCGGGTTCGTCGGCGCGTTCCTGCTGATGACCGCGATCCTGTGGATCTTCCGGAACCGCAACCCCGGCAAGACCACGCGCGGCTTCCGGCTGGCGCAGTCGCTGTCGGCCGCCGCGATGGCGCTCGGGCACGGCCTCCAGGACGCCCAGAAGACGATGGGCGTCATCTTCCTGGCGCTGCTCACCACCGGCCACGCGAAGGCCGGCGACGGCATCCCGACCTGGGTGAAGCTGGCCGCCGCGACCGCGATCTCGCTCGGCACGTACTCCGGCGGCTGGCGGATCATGCGGACCCTCGGCCGCCGGATCATCCACCTGGACCCGGCCCGCGGGTTCGCCTCCGAGGCGGTCGCCGCCACCGTGCTGTACGTGATGGCGATCGGCCTGCACGCCCCGGTCTCCACCACCCACACGATCACCTCCGCGGTGATGGGCGCCGGCGCCACCAAGCGCCTGTCCGCCGTCCGCTGGGGCGTCGCCAAGGGCATTATCACCGCGTGGATCCTGACCATCCCCGCCGCCGGCATCGTCGCGGCCGGCGTCTACGGGATAGCCCACCTGATCCTCGAATAA
- a CDS encoding DUF202 domain-containing protein — MSTPDPGRQPERTLLAWRRTALGLIANGVLLIASGHGSSEVRTGLGIVVLVLSMGCWAAVSAVYRRTKGGAVHALGHQNVLRIAAGLVLVVGLFDLYAVLTR; from the coding sequence ATGAGCACACCGGATCCAGGCCGGCAGCCGGAGCGGACCCTGCTGGCGTGGCGTCGTACGGCGCTCGGACTGATTGCCAACGGTGTCCTGCTGATTGCCTCCGGCCACGGCTCGTCCGAGGTCCGGACCGGTCTCGGGATCGTCGTTCTCGTGCTGTCGATGGGCTGCTGGGCGGCGGTGAGCGCCGTTTACCGCCGTACCAAGGGCGGGGCGGTGCATGCTCTCGGCCACCAGAACGTGCTCCGGATCGCGGCCGGTCTGGTGCTCGTGGTCGGGCTCTTCGACCTGTACGCCGTGCTAACACGCTGA